In Rosa chinensis cultivar Old Blush chromosome 1, RchiOBHm-V2, whole genome shotgun sequence, a genomic segment contains:
- the LOC112169512 gene encoding fibroin heavy chain-like — protein sequence MTIAVAGGDAAEGAELTPRAGDDGTDAVELVTARGSGGAGAAATGGGAATDGRGVGARAVSGRGVGVGAAGASGVGARTTGGGGVGVGATVAGGVGARTAAGAGGVGARTAAGAGRVGARTAAGGGVGSAGGGGASGLNVGRTTGSGAGVGTGAGAGAAAGAGAGAGAGVGAGAGRTMELSRNQGRVGCDAIINHKE from the coding sequence ATGACAATTGCAGTTGCAGGAGGGGATGCTGCTGAGGGAGCAGAACTAACGCCGCGAGCTGGGGACGATGGAACAGATGCAGTAGAACTCGTCACAGCCAGAGGTAGTGGTGGTGCTGGAGCAGCAGCAACCGGTGGGGGTGCCGCAACAGATGGCCGTGGAGTTGGAGCTAGGGCTGTTAGTGGCCGTGGAGTTGGAGTTGGGGCTGCTGGTGCGAGCGGAGTTGGAGCTCGGACCACTGGTGGCGGTGGAGTTGGAGTTGGGGCTACTGTTGCTGGCGGAGTTGGAGCTCGGACTGCTGCTGGTGCTGGCGGAGTTGGAGCTCGGACTGCTGCTGGTGCTGGCAGAGTTGGAGCTCGGACCGCTGCTGGTGGTGGAGTGGGTtcagcaggaggaggaggagctagCGGCCTCAATGTAGGTCGAACCACAGGTTCAGGGGCAGGGGTTGGTACCGGGGCGGGTGCTGGGGCTGCTGCAGGAGCCGGGGCTGGTGCAGGAGCTGGGGTTGGTGCCGGGGCTGGCCGCACCATGGAGCTTAGTCGAAACCAAGGACGAGTAGGTTGTGATGCCATAATTAATCACAAGGAATAG
- the LOC112169519 gene encoding swi5-dependent recombination DNA repair protein 1 homolog gives MSDYPATSRAVPPPQTSPPKPSAATISVPRQTYSPPKPRSTTISLPSTAREPSPSYIPPTRTLKPVNNSPPQSPSRPKPTVPPPSPLKLPPSQLRSSTVDQTDQRIPLETEQKTVLVQKTIDQKPTSWFSTGVSKQDHDSTRESQRPGNHAHHAKKEEKITKKKLSSDSEEAPGMRVITLAGDNKGAYMELIQSPNKHHEQRGEHSHYLFKKGHNGKSAQTVGSHESDKSYSSSSSGEEGKPKMKDKSHHKGIKAGSSSLLPLSSFTNSNVQGINNSIVYNSSCTHHDPGVHLALTRKPNGDGFDVKNHVNGRHS, from the coding sequence ATGTCTGACTATCCAGCTACCTCCAGAGCAGTACCACCACCACAGACTTCTCCACCAAAACCCTCAGCTGCTACAATTTCAGTGCCACGACAAACTTATTCTCCACCTAAACCCAGAAGCACAACCATTTCATTACCCAGTACTGCTCGGGAGCCTAGTCCCAGTTACATTCCACCTACCAGAACCCTTAAGCCTGTGAATAATTCCCCACCTCAGTCGCCTAGCAGGCCCAAACCTACTGTCCCGCCACCCTCTCCTCTCAAACTGCCACCATCTCAGTTAAGGTCCAGCACTGTAGATCAAACTGATCAAAGGATTCCATTAGAGACTGAGCAGAAGACGGTGCTGGTCCAAAAGACCATTGATCAAAAGCCGACTTCCTGGTTCAGTACTGGAGTCTCAAAGCAGGATCATGACTCTACTCGTGAGTCCCAAAGGCCTGGAAATCATGCCCACCATgcaaagaaggaagagaaaatcACCAAGAAGAAGTTATCATCTGATTCTGAGGAGGCTCCAGGCATGAGGGTTATAACTCTTGCAGGTGATAACAAAGGGGCTTATATGGAACTCATTCAATCCCCTAATAAACATCATGAGCAACGTGGGGAGCATTCTCATTATCTTTTCAAGAAAGGCCACAATGGTAAGTCGGCACAGACAGTTGGGAGTCATGAATCTGATAAAAGctacagcagcagcagcagtggCGAGGAAGGCAAGCCAAAAATGAAGGACAAAAGTCACCACAAAGGAATTAAGGCAGGGAGCTCATCACTGCTGCCTCTGAGTTCATTCACAAACAGCAATGTTCAAGGTATCAACAACTCCATTGTGTACAACAGTTCCTGCACTCACCATGACCCAGGCGTGCACCTTGCTCTCACTAGGAAGCCCAATGGGGATGGATTCGATGTCAAGAACCATGTCAATGGCCGACACAGTTAA
- the LOC112173235 gene encoding protein TILLER ANGLE CONTROL 1 — protein sequence MKIFNWVHKRFHHKVLKDEVAGNGEKIEPESNTDKDTQAFLRQVSLVDGLDQGWRDGILTIGTFGFDPLKPFNNQNDYRVLESEEDGKEAQEVSHGGGDCDSDEDTDNGEYEELNPLMFTTFGHSFEETESNSEAIVAKPDVILDIDGVPLAPFEGSNEISTEPDHDSESDQRKRKGERITLADLFMADGHDVQSQLDSRKVQPELKKKMNPRTRNGGLAFAKKLIPRVKEDSTPIKNVQRLMRRMLKRKIHPADLDVKKPTSAVELTCTNVETDASESVSLLPIRGATSVH from the exons ATGAAG ATCTTCAACTGGGTTCATAAGAGGTTTCATCACAAGGTCCTTAAAG ATGAGGTTGCAGGAAATGGGGAAAAGATTGAACCGGAGAGTAATACCGATAAGGACACACAAGCATTTCTGAGACAAGTTTCCCTTGTGGATGGGCTTGATCAGGGATGGAGAGATGGCATTTTAACAATAGGCACCTTTGGTTTCGACCCCCTAAAACCCTTCAACAACCAAAATGACTACAGGGTTTTGGAGAGCGAGGAGGATGGTAAGGAAGCCCAAGAAGTTTCACATGGTGGTGGTGATTGTGACAGTGATGAAGATACTGATAATGGCGAGTATGAAGAACTGAACCCTTTGATGTTTACAACATTTGGACACAGTTTTGAGGAAACGGAGTCAAACTCTGAGGCCATTGTTGCGAAACCAGATGTGATTTTGGACATCGATGGTGTTCCTCTTGCTCCTTTTGAGGGGTCTAATGAAATCAGTACTGAACCTGATCACGATTCTGAGAGTGATCAAAGGAAGCGCAAAGGTGAAAGGATAACACTGGCTGACTTATTCATGGCTGATGGTCATGATGTTCAATCGCAGCTTGACTCTCGCAAGGTCCAACcagagttgaagaagaaaatgaaccCTCGAACAAGGAATGGTGGCCTGGCATTTGCCAAGAAGCTCATTCCTCGTGTCAAAGAGGATTCAACTCCAATCAAGAATGTGCAACGA CTGATGAGGAGGATGTTGAAGAGGAAGATCCATCCAGCAGACCTTGATGTCAAGAAGCCTACTAGTGCAGTCGAACTTACCTGTACCAATGTCGAAACTGATGCTTCTGAATCGGTTTCTTTGCTTCCAATTCGAG GTGCCACTTCTGTGCATTGA